A genomic stretch from Physeter macrocephalus isolate SW-GA chromosome 12, ASM283717v5, whole genome shotgun sequence includes:
- the INO80B gene encoding INO80 complex subunit B isoform X2 encodes MSAGVPTIFSPFSLQDPMSKLWRRGSTSGAMEAPEPGEALELSLAGAHGHGVHKKKHKKHKKKHKKKHYQEEEAGPTQPSPAKPQLKLKIKLGGQVLGTKSVPTFTVIPEGPRSPSPLMVVDNEEEPVEGVPLEQYRAWLDEDSNLSPSPLRDLSGALGGQEEEEEQRWLDALEKGELDDNGDLKKEINERLLTARQRALLQKARSQPSPILSLPVAGGCPAPALTEEMLLKREERARKRRLQAARRAEEHKNQTIERLTKTVAPSGRGGRGAARGERRGGRAAAPAPMVRYSSGAQGSTLSFPPGVPAPAPVSQRPSPSAPAPRCSVPGCPHPRRYACSRTGQALCSLQCYRINLQMRLGGPQGPGSPLLAS; translated from the exons ATGTCTGCTGGTGTTCCGACTATTTTCAGCCCCTTTTCCTTGCAGGACCCCATGAGTAAGCTGTGGCGGCGCGGGAGCACCTCTGGGGCTATGGAGGCCCCTGAGCCGG GGGAAGCCCTGGAGTTGAGTTTGGCGGGTGCCCACGGCCACGGAGTGCACAAGAAAAAGCACAAGAAGCACAAGAagaaacacaagaagaaacactaccaggaagaggaggctgggcccaCGCAGCCGTCTCCTGCCAAGCCCCAGCTCAAACTCAAAATCAAGTTGGGCGGGCAGGTCCTGGGCACCAAAAG TGTTCCTACCTTCACTGTGATACCTGAGGGTCCTCGCTCACCCTCTCCCCTTATGGTTGTGGACAATGAAGAGGAACCTGTGGAAGGAGTCCCCCTTGAGCAGTACCGTGCCTGGCTGG ATGAAGACAGTaatctgtccccctccccccttcgGGACTTGTCCGGGGCCTTAGGGggtcaggaggaagaggaagaacaaaGGTGGCTGGATGCCTTGGAGAAGGGGGAGCTGGATGACAATGGAGATCTCAAGAAGGAGATCAATGAACGGCTGCTCACTGCTCGACAG CGAGCTCTGCTGCAGAAGGCTCGAAGTCAGCCTTCCCCGATTCTGTCACTACCTGTGGCTGGGGGCTGCCCGGCCCCCGCTCTCACCGAGGAGATGCTGTTGAAGCGTGAGGAGCGGGCACGGAAGAGGCGGCTGCAGGCGGCTCGGCGGGCGGAGGAGCACAAGAACCAGACTATTGAGCGCCTCACCAAGACTGTGGCGCCCAGCGGGCGAGGAGGCCGAGGGGCCGCGCGGGGCGAGAGGCGGGGAGGGCGGGCCGCGGCCCCGGCCCCCATGGTGCGCTACAGCAGCGGGGCACAAGGTTCCACCCTTTCCTTCCCACCTGGCGTCCCCGCCCCCGCGCCTGTGTCTCAGCGGCCATCCCCATCTGCCCCTGCTCCTCGGTGCTCTGTTCCCGGCTGTCCACATCCGCGCCGCTATGCCTGCTCCCGCACAGGCCAGGCACTCTGCAGCCTTCAGTGCTACCGTATCAACCTGCAGATGCGGCTGGGTGGGCCTCAGGGCCCCGGATCCCCACTTCTGGCTTCTTAA
- the INO80B gene encoding INO80 complex subunit B isoform X1, with translation MSAGVPTIFSPFSLQDPMSKLWRRGSTSGAMEAPEPGSPSAGEALELSLAGAHGHGVHKKKHKKHKKKHKKKHYQEEEAGPTQPSPAKPQLKLKIKLGGQVLGTKSVPTFTVIPEGPRSPSPLMVVDNEEEPVEGVPLEQYRAWLDEDSNLSPSPLRDLSGALGGQEEEEEQRWLDALEKGELDDNGDLKKEINERLLTARQRALLQKARSQPSPILSLPVAGGCPAPALTEEMLLKREERARKRRLQAARRAEEHKNQTIERLTKTVAPSGRGGRGAARGERRGGRAAAPAPMVRYSSGAQGSTLSFPPGVPAPAPVSQRPSPSAPAPRCSVPGCPHPRRYACSRTGQALCSLQCYRINLQMRLGGPQGPGSPLLAS, from the exons ATGTCTGCTGGTGTTCCGACTATTTTCAGCCCCTTTTCCTTGCAGGACCCCATGAGTAAGCTGTGGCGGCGCGGGAGCACCTCTGGGGCTATGGAGGCCCCTGAGCCGG GCTCTCCTTCTGCAGGGGAAGCCCTGGAGTTGAGTTTGGCGGGTGCCCACGGCCACGGAGTGCACAAGAAAAAGCACAAGAAGCACAAGAagaaacacaagaagaaacactaccaggaagaggaggctgggcccaCGCAGCCGTCTCCTGCCAAGCCCCAGCTCAAACTCAAAATCAAGTTGGGCGGGCAGGTCCTGGGCACCAAAAG TGTTCCTACCTTCACTGTGATACCTGAGGGTCCTCGCTCACCCTCTCCCCTTATGGTTGTGGACAATGAAGAGGAACCTGTGGAAGGAGTCCCCCTTGAGCAGTACCGTGCCTGGCTGG ATGAAGACAGTaatctgtccccctccccccttcgGGACTTGTCCGGGGCCTTAGGGggtcaggaggaagaggaagaacaaaGGTGGCTGGATGCCTTGGAGAAGGGGGAGCTGGATGACAATGGAGATCTCAAGAAGGAGATCAATGAACGGCTGCTCACTGCTCGACAG CGAGCTCTGCTGCAGAAGGCTCGAAGTCAGCCTTCCCCGATTCTGTCACTACCTGTGGCTGGGGGCTGCCCGGCCCCCGCTCTCACCGAGGAGATGCTGTTGAAGCGTGAGGAGCGGGCACGGAAGAGGCGGCTGCAGGCGGCTCGGCGGGCGGAGGAGCACAAGAACCAGACTATTGAGCGCCTCACCAAGACTGTGGCGCCCAGCGGGCGAGGAGGCCGAGGGGCCGCGCGGGGCGAGAGGCGGGGAGGGCGGGCCGCGGCCCCGGCCCCCATGGTGCGCTACAGCAGCGGGGCACAAGGTTCCACCCTTTCCTTCCCACCTGGCGTCCCCGCCCCCGCGCCTGTGTCTCAGCGGCCATCCCCATCTGCCCCTGCTCCTCGGTGCTCTGTTCCCGGCTGTCCACATCCGCGCCGCTATGCCTGCTCCCGCACAGGCCAGGCACTCTGCAGCCTTCAGTGCTACCGTATCAACCTGCAGATGCGGCTGGGTGGGCCTCAGGGCCCCGGATCCCCACTTCTGGCTTCTTAA
- the WBP1 gene encoding WW domain-binding protein 1 yields MARATGGNGSEEDWGALRVPQQQLRELCPGVNNQPYLCESGHCCGETGCCTYYYELWWFWLLWTVLILFSCCCAFRHRRAKLRLQQQQRQREINLLAYHGACHGAGPVPPGSLLDLRLLSTFKPPAYEDVVHRPGTPPPPYTAASGCPSTASSECTCCSSASSCPAHQEGTNVEGVSSHQSDPPHQEGEPGAGVSPAPTPPFCRYRRLTGDSGIELCPCPDSSEGEPVKEARASATPPDMEDQSPVHGP; encoded by the exons ATGGCTCGGGCCACCGGCGGGAACGGCAGCGAGGAGGACTGGGGGGCACTTCGGGTGCCGCAACAGCAG CTTCGAGAGCTGTGCCCAGGAGTGAACAACCAGCCTTACCTCTGTGAGAGTGGTCACTGCTGCGGGGAGACTGGCTGCTGCACGTACTACTATGAGCTCTGGT GGTTCTGGCTGCTCTGGACTGTCCTCATTCTCTTTAGCTGCTGTTGTGCCTTCCGCCATAGACGAGCTAAACTCCGGCTGCAGCAACAGCAGCGGCAGCGTGAGATCAACTTGTTGGCCTACCACGGGGCATGCCATGGGGCTGGCCCTGTCCCTCCCGGTTCACTGCTTGATCTTC GCCTCCTCAGCACCTTCAAACCCCCAGCCTATGAGGATGTGGTTCACCGCCCAGGCACACCGCCGCCTCCTTACACTGCAGCCTCAGGCTGCCCCTCGACTGCTTCCAGTGAATGCACCTGCTGCTCCTCTGCTTCTAGCTGCCCTGCCCACCAAGAGGGAACAAATGTGGAAGGTGTTTCCTCCCACCAGAGTGACCCTCCTCATCAGGAGGGtgagcctggggcaggggtgagCCCTGCCCCCACACCACCCTTCTGCCGCTATCGCCGCCTGACTGGGGACTCAGGTATTGAGCTCTGCCCTTGTCCTGACTCCAGTGAGGGGGAGCCAGTCAAGGAGGCTAGGGCTAGTGCCACCCCACCAGATATGGAGGACCAGTCCCCTGTGCACGGCCCCTAA
- the MOGS gene encoding mannosyl-oligosaccharide glucosidase yields the protein MARGERRRRGAPADGARTSERSARGGPARREGRGGRARGAAAGAALAVVVLSLALGLSGCWLLAWHRARRAVTLHSAPPALPPDSSSPAVAPDLFWGTYRPHVYFGMKTRSPQPLLTGLMWAQQGTTPGTPKLRHTCEQGDGVGPYGWEFHDGLSFGRQHIQDGALRLTTEFVKRPGGQHGGNWSWRVTVEPQASGTSALPLVSLFFYVVTDGKEVLVPEVGAKGQLKFISGHTSELGDFRFTLMPPTSPGNTTSKYGSYNVFWSSNPGLPLLTEMVKSRLNNWFQHRPPGASPERYLGLPGSLKWEDRGPSGQGQGQGQFLIQQVTLKVPFSVELVFESGSAQAGGSQALEQLAGSLLTQALESHAEAFRERFEKTFRLKEKGLSPEEQALGQVALSGLLGGIGYFYGQGLVLPDMEVEGPKQKVDPVLFPPVPLFTAVPSRSFFPRGFLWDEGFHQLVIQRWDPRLTREAIGHWLGLLNADGWIGREQVLGDEARARVPSEFLVQRTAHANPPTLLLPVAHMLEGGDPADYAFLRRAFPRLRAWFSWLHQSQAGPVPLSYRWRGRDPALPTLLNPKTLPSGLDDYPRASHPSPTERHLDLRCWVALGARVLMRLTEQLGEAEAAAELGPLAASLEAEESLDELHWAPELGVFADFGNHTKAVQLKTRPPQGLVRVVGRPNPRLQYVDALGYVSLFPFLLRLLDPNSSRLGPLLDVLADSRQLWSPFGLRSLAATSPFYSQRNSEHDPPYWRGAVWINVNYLALGALHYYGHLEGPYQARAAKLHRELRANLVSNVRRQYQATGFLWEQYSDQDGRGMGCRPFQGWTSLVLLAMAEDY from the exons ATGGCTCGGGGCGAGCGGCGGCGCCGCGGAGCGCCGGCAGACGGAGCGCGGACCTCTGAGAGGTCGGCTCGGGGCGGCCCCGCGCGACGGGAAGGCCGGGGCGGCAGGGCCCGGGGCGCGGCTGCGGGAGCGGCTCTGGCCGTCGTGGTCCTGTCTCTGGCCCTGGGCCTGTCGGGATGCTGGCTGCTGGCATGGCACCGTGCGCGGCGGGCTGTCACGCTGCACTCCGCGCCCCCGGCGCTGCCTCCCGACTCTTCCAGCCCCGCCGTGGCCCCGGACCTCTTCTGGGGCACCTACCGCCCTCACGTTTACTTCGGCATGAAGACCCGCAGTCCGCAGCCCCTCCTCACCG GACTGATGTGGGCGCAGCAAGGCACCACCCCGGGGACCCCTAAGCTCAGGCACACGTGTGAGCAGGGGGACGGCGTGGGTCCCTATGGCTGGGAGTTCCACGACGGTCTCTCCTTCGGGCGGCAACACATCCAGGATGGGGCCTTAAGGCTCACCACTGAGTTCGTCAAGAGGCCTGGGGGTCAACACGGAGGGAACTGGAGCTGGAGAGTGACTGTAGAGCCTCAG GCTTCAGGTACCTCTGCTCTCCCTTTGGTGTCCTTGTTCTTCTATGTGGTAACAGATGGCAAAGAAGTCCTAGTGCCAGAGGTTGGGGCTAAGGGGCAGTTGAAGTTCATCAGTGGACACACCAGTGAACTTGGTGACTTCCGCTTTACACTTATGCCACCAACCAGTCCAGGAAATACAACCTCCAAGTATGGCAG CTACAATGTCTTCTGGTCCTCCAACCCAGGACTTCCCTTGCTGACAGAGATGGTGAAGAGCCGCCTAAATAACTGGTTTCAGCATCGGCCCCCAGGGGCTTCCCCTGAACGCTACCTCGGCTTGCCAGGATCTCTGAAGTGGGAGGACAGAGGCCCAAGTGGGCAAGGACAGGGACAAGGGCAATTTCTGATACAACAGGTGACACTGAAAGTCCCCTTTTCTGTGGAGTTGGTGTTTGAATCAGGCAGTGCCCAGGCAGGAGGAAGCCAAGCCCTAGAGCAGTTGGCAGGCAGCCTGCTGACCCAGGCCCTGGAAAGCCATGCTGAAGCCTTTAGAGAGCGCTTTGAGAAGACCTTCCGGCTGAAGGAGAAGGGCCTGAGCCCTGAGGAGCAGGCTTTGGGTCAGGTTGCCCTCAGTGGTCTTCTTGGTGGTATTGGCTACTTCTATGGACAGGGTCTGGTGTTGCCAGACATGGAGGTTGAGGGGCCTAAACAGAAGGTGGACCCAGTCCTCTTTCCACCTGTCCCTCTTTTCACAGCAGTGCCCTCCCGGTCATTCTTCCCTCGAGGTTTCCTGTGGGACGAGGGCTTTCACCAGCTGGTGATCCAACGGTGGGATCCCCGGCTCACCCGGGAGGCCATAGGCCACTGGCTGGGGCTGCTAAATGCTGACGGCTGGATTGGGCGGGAGCAGGTGCTGGGGGATGAGGCCCGAGCCCGGGTGCCCTCAGAGTTCCTGGTGCAACGGACAGCCCATGCCAACCCCCCAACTCTGCTTTTGCCTGTAGCCCACATGCTAGAGGGTGGTGACCCTGCCGACTATGCCTTCCTCCGCAGGGCCTTCCCCCGCCTGCGTGCCTGGTTCTCCTGGCTTCATCAGAGCCAGGCAGGGCCAGTGCCACTATCTTACCGCTGGCGGGGCCGGGACCCAGCCTTGCCGACCCTACTGAACCCCAAGACACTGCCTTCAGGGTTGGATGACTATCCCCGGGCTTCACACCCTTCACCCACTGAGCGGCACCTGGACCTGCGGTGCTGGGTGGCACTGGGTGCCCGTGTGCTGATGCGGCTAACGGAGCAGCTGGGAGAGGCTGAGGCAGCTGCAGAGCTGGGCCCACTGGCTGCCTCCCTGGAAGCAGAGGAGAGCCTGGATGAGCTGCATTGGGCCCCAGAGCTAGGAGTCTTTGCAGACTTTGGGAATCACACAAAAGCAGTGCAGCTGAAGACTAGACCCCCTCAGGGGCTGGTGCGAGTGGTGGGCCGGCCCAACCCTCGCTTACAATATGTGGATGCCTTGGGCTATGTCAGTCTTTTCCCCTTCCTGCTGAGGCTGCTGGACCCCAACTCATCCCGCCTTGGACCCCTGCTGGATGTTCTAGCTGATAGCCGCCAGCTCTGGAGCCCTTTTGGTTTGCGCTCCCTTGCAGCAACCAGCCCCTTTTACAGCCAGCGCAATTCAGAGCATGATCCTCCCTACTGGCGAGGTGCTGTGTGGATCAATGTCAACTACCTGGCATTGGGGGCTCTTCACTACTATGGGCATCTGGAGGGTCCCTACCAGGCCCGTGCTGCTAAGCTCCACAGAGAGCTCCGTGCCAATCTGGTGAGCAATGTGAGGCGCCAGTACCAGGCCACGGGCTTCCTGTGGGAGCAATACAGTGACCAGGATGGGCGAGGCATGGGCTGCCGCCCTTTCCAGGGCTGGACCAGCCTTGTCCTACTGGCCATGGCTGAAGACTATTGA
- the MRPL53 gene encoding large ribosomal subunit protein mL53, giving the protein MAAALARLGLRSVKQVRVQFCPFEENVESTRTFLQAVSSEKVRCTNLNCSVITDVRHDGSEPSVDVLFGDGHRLIMRGAHLTAQEMITAFASHIKARGAAGSGDKPGASTGR; this is encoded by the exons ATGGCAGCGGCTTTGGCTCGGCTCGGACTCCGCTCAGTCAAGCAGGTTCGGGTTCAATTCTGCCCTTTCGAGGAGAACGTGGAGTCGACAAG GACCTTCCTCCAGGCCGTGAGCAGCGAGAAGGTTCGCTGCACCAACCTCAACTGCTCGGTGATAACTGACGTGAGACACGACGGCTCCGAACCCTCCGTGGACGTGCTGTTCG GAGACGGGCATCGCCTGATTATGCGCGGCGCGCACCTCACCGCCCAGGAAATGATCACTGCCTTCGCCTCCCACATCAAGGCCAGGGGTGCGGCGGGGAGCGGGGACAAGCCGGGCGCCAGTACCGGGCGCTGA